A stretch of the Uranotaenia lowii strain MFRU-FL chromosome 3, ASM2978415v1, whole genome shotgun sequence genome encodes the following:
- the LOC129757343 gene encoding uncharacterized protein LOC129757343 has translation MEPQIFINSTSPEVTGFRCGECGGFFRRQHLLRLHEQKSHGANKSSQPPAKSITINKTEHLAPGFLIPAFHTNALQVARSRQEIPFAVLYKSNEIPLIVRVIEKGASTLLKAAEKADFLEAQQRTGRGKSSYVIAVVAIIHERVSENGTTVFMISGPIPGDQQKQQQQGSTPKATGEFENRMLMDAGNENLHKTLAQLNAPEVEFLDGKRFPNKETELPKASRPHQAPGPRPSTSGINTLKRKSKDPARSALPPKRAPLVQQPKVIAVVDEAIWYGPQQKTNTQILPAIGKSSQQRSVKERNFQNIATTGPLLSPVKSDPPIAAAKPPVSVVKEEDPFASLDLMELFPLEGGGGQIPEPVFFDDSIIEFIGPEEDNILEIM, from the exons ATGGAACCGCAAATCTTCATCAATTCCACCTCACCGGAAGTGACTGGTTTCCGGTGCGGTGAATGTGGAGGTTTTTTTCGGCGTCAGCATTTGCTTCGTTTGCACGAGCAGAAAAGTCACGGGGCAAACAAATCGTCGCAGCCGCCGGCGAAATCAATCACGATCAACAAAACTGAGCATTTGGCGCCTGGCTTTTTGATTCCGGCATTCCACACGAACGCCTTACAAGTGGCTCGTTCCCGGCAGGAGATTCCTTTCGCGGTACTGTACAAGAGCAACGAAATTCCGCTGATTGTGCGCGTCATCGAGAAAGGCGCCTCAACGCTGCTGAAGGCAGCTGAAAAGGCAGACTTTCTGGAGGCTCAGCAACGCACCGGAAGGGGGAAAAGTAGCTACGTGATTGCCGTGGTGGCCATCATACACGAGCGGGTTAGCGAAAATGGAACCActgtttttatgatttcgggTCCCATTCCCGGCgatcagcagaagcagcagcaacaggGTTCAACGCCGAAAGCTACGGGGGAGTTTGAGAATCGAATGCTGATGGACGCAGGCAACGAAAATCTGCACAAAACACTCGCTCAACTCAATGCACCGGAAGTGGAATTCCTGGATGGGAAAAGATTCCCGAATAAGGAGACGGAATTGCCAAAAG CTTCGCGACCCCATCAAGCGCCAGGACCAAGGCCATCGACATCCGGTATCAACACGCTTAAGCGCAAGTCAAAGGATCCCGCTCGATCGGCCCTGCCACCAAAACGTGCCCCTTTGGTTCAACAGCCCAAAGTGATTGCCGTCGTAGACGAAGCCATTTGGTACGGACCACAACAGAAAACCAACACCCAAATCCTGCCGGCAATCGGCAAGAGCAGCCAACAGCGAAGCGTCAAAGAGAGAAACTTTCAAAACATCGCTACAACCGGACCGCTGCTGTCTCCGGTTAAGAGTGACCCCCCAATCGCTGCTGCTAAACCGCCGGTCTCGGTCGTGAAGGAAGAGGATCCCTTCGCCAGTTTGGATCTAATGGAGCTATTTCCGCTAGAAGGCGGAGGTGGACAGATTCCCGAACCGGTGTTCTTTGATGACAGCATTATCGAATTCATTGGACCAGAGGAGGATAATATTTTAGAGATAATGTGA